From Blastochloris viridis, one genomic window encodes:
- a CDS encoding glycosyltransferase family 2 protein, with product MDVVSIVVPTLNRPQPLQRAIASTLAQAELQNIHIEIVVVDNSAEGSAQAVVTALPAGRRPVRYLREPNPGVANARNAGVRAASGRWVAFLDDDEEASPNWVAQLVAVARRSGAAAVFGPVEARAEEGGAIGAFAPYFSRRIDRADASDITDLSAYLGTNNSMFERERCFAEAQPFDAGLNEVGGEDSLLLKRLARRGLRFAWAANAGVLEWVPPRRLTWGYVWRRKFLSGQIRVFVFHMLRPVPWPSIALWMTVGLVQLGGATAAALIVLPFRRAAAARLVAVACGGLGKLLWMPRFRQALYGTKLVS from the coding sequence ATGGACGTGGTTTCCATTGTCGTTCCGACACTGAACCGGCCGCAGCCGCTGCAGCGAGCGATCGCCAGCACGCTGGCGCAAGCTGAACTGCAGAACATCCACATCGAAATTGTCGTGGTCGACAATTCGGCCGAGGGCTCAGCGCAGGCGGTGGTGACGGCGCTGCCGGCGGGACGCCGGCCGGTTCGCTATTTGCGCGAGCCGAACCCGGGCGTTGCCAACGCCCGTAACGCTGGCGTTCGGGCCGCAAGCGGGCGCTGGGTCGCCTTCCTCGACGACGACGAGGAAGCCTCGCCCAACTGGGTCGCTCAGTTGGTCGCGGTCGCGCGGCGCAGCGGCGCCGCCGCGGTGTTCGGGCCGGTCGAGGCCAGGGCGGAGGAGGGCGGCGCCATCGGGGCGTTCGCGCCCTATTTCTCCCGCCGGATCGACCGCGCCGACGCCAGCGACATCACCGATTTGTCCGCCTATCTCGGCACCAACAACTCGATGTTCGAGCGCGAACGCTGTTTCGCGGAGGCGCAGCCGTTCGACGCCGGCCTCAACGAGGTCGGCGGCGAGGACAGCCTGCTGCTCAAGCGGTTGGCGCGGCGCGGCCTGCGGTTCGCCTGGGCGGCGAACGCGGGGGTGCTCGAATGGGTGCCGCCGCGGCGCCTGACCTGGGGCTACGTCTGGCGACGCAAGTTCCTCAGCGGCCAGATTCGGGTGTTCGTCTTTCACATGCTGCGGCCGGTACCATGGCCGTCGATCGCGTTGTGGATGACGGTCGGCCTGGTGCAGCTCGGCGGTGCCACTGCCGCCGCCCTGATTGTGCTGCCGTTCCGGCGTGCTGCCGCCGCCCGGCTGGTCGCCGTCGCCTGCGGCGGGCTCGGCAAGCTGTTGTGGATGCCGCGCTTCCGCCAGGCGCTCTATGGCACCAAGCTGGTGTCATGA
- a CDS encoding DUF6492 family protein, whose translation MSESAAPPPDDAPLSASIVTCSFRGDFELCRMLCDSIDRFVPATIHHALYVPAQDVALFASLSSPRRTIATQESLLPRWLRKVPMPSARWRRLLGLSHRNFYVTPFGLPVRGWIAQQIMKIAATAAAPTEVVAHIDSDNVVVRPLGLDRLVHGGRVRIYRDPAPVPLASHRRWHVAAGRLLGLPPSDFYGAEYIDPFVVWRRSTLRGMIARIEAVAGRDWRVVLSRTPHFAEYVLYGVYADKVAGLDASGLCPEAWSLCHSRYSGSFDGGADEARFVAALRPEHVTCLIQSTIPVPESARLRLFAQVTARAADQDRAAAGAR comes from the coding sequence ATGAGCGAGTCCGCCGCGCCGCCGCCGGATGACGCGCCGCTGTCGGCCAGCATCGTCACCTGTTCGTTCCGCGGCGATTTCGAACTGTGCCGGATGCTGTGCGACAGCATCGACCGCTTCGTGCCGGCGACGATCCACCACGCGCTCTACGTTCCGGCGCAGGATGTCGCGCTGTTCGCAAGCCTGTCCTCGCCACGGCGGACCATCGCCACCCAGGAGAGCCTGCTGCCGCGCTGGCTGCGCAAAGTTCCGATGCCCAGCGCCCGCTGGCGGCGGCTGCTCGGGCTGTCGCACCGCAATTTCTACGTCACGCCGTTCGGCCTGCCGGTGCGCGGCTGGATCGCGCAGCAGATCATGAAGATCGCGGCGACGGCCGCGGCGCCCACCGAGGTGGTGGCGCACATCGACAGCGACAACGTCGTCGTCCGCCCGCTCGGCCTCGACCGTCTGGTCCATGGCGGCCGCGTGCGGATCTATCGCGATCCAGCCCCGGTTCCGCTCGCCTCGCACCGTCGCTGGCACGTCGCCGCCGGGCGGCTGCTCGGACTGCCGCCGAGCGATTTCTACGGCGCGGAATATATCGATCCGTTCGTGGTGTGGCGCCGGTCGACCCTGCGCGGCATGATCGCCCGCATCGAAGCGGTCGCCGGGCGCGACTGGCGGGTGGTGCTGAGCCGCACGCCGCATTTTGCCGAGTACGTTCTCTACGGCGTTTATGCCGACAAGGTGGCCGGGCTCGACGCTTCAGGCCTCTGCCCGGAGGCGTGGTCGCTGTGCCACTCCCGTTATTCCGGCAGCTTCGACGGCGGCGCCGACGAGGCGAGGTTCGTCGCGGCGCTCAGGCCCGAGCACGTCACCTGCCTGATCCAGTCGACCATCCCGGTACCCGAAAGCGCGCGCCTGCGGCTGTTCGCGCAGGTCACCGCGCGCGCCGCCGATCAGGACCGCGCCGCGGCCGGCGCGCGGTAG
- a CDS encoding glycosyltransferase, translating to MTMTCEPALELSIVICTFKRERLLRRAIASVARQACPAGVDLILAVVDNSDDGEAAAAVEAMREACPFELRYVAAHPPNISVARNAGIAATTSPFVAFIDDDTELAEGWVEAVVGALREHPYDILFGAIEPVFEAPSRAPSWTHAVYSRRLAAATGRELSAMGRGKTRDVALSTSNAVLRRATTLTDAEPFDRAFGNGGGEDYDLFCRVQRRGCRFGWVPGALVREEVPAERCDTAYLRRRMFAGGQAFAMAIAKNSRWPAATRWWLRGKAAVQALYLASVLPLRLWRGGEALDAYSCAWAGVLGKLAFGEIHPIYRAPAAARS from the coding sequence ATGACAATGACCTGCGAGCCGGCGCTCGAACTCTCCATCGTGATCTGCACCTTCAAGCGAGAGCGGCTGTTGCGCCGGGCGATCGCCAGCGTGGCGCGACAGGCCTGCCCGGCCGGCGTCGACCTCATCTTGGCCGTCGTCGACAATTCGGACGACGGCGAGGCCGCGGCGGCGGTCGAGGCGATGCGGGAGGCCTGTCCGTTCGAACTGCGCTACGTCGCGGCCCACCCGCCCAACATCTCGGTGGCGCGCAATGCCGGCATCGCCGCGACGACCTCGCCGTTCGTCGCCTTCATCGACGACGACACCGAACTGGCGGAGGGCTGGGTGGAGGCGGTCGTGGGCGCGCTGCGCGAGCACCCTTACGACATCCTGTTCGGTGCCATCGAGCCGGTGTTCGAGGCGCCAAGCCGGGCGCCGTCCTGGACCCATGCAGTGTATTCACGCCGGCTGGCGGCGGCGACCGGTCGCGAACTGTCGGCAATGGGCCGCGGCAAGACCCGCGACGTCGCGCTCTCGACCAGCAATGCCGTGCTGCGCCGCGCCACCACCCTGACCGATGCCGAGCCGTTCGACCGCGCGTTCGGAAACGGCGGCGGCGAAGACTACGACCTGTTCTGCCGCGTGCAACGCCGCGGCTGCCGGTTCGGCTGGGTGCCAGGCGCGCTGGTGCGCGAGGAGGTGCCGGCCGAACGGTGCGACACCGCCTATCTGCGCCGGCGCATGTTTGCCGGCGGCCAGGCGTTCGCCATGGCGATCGCCAAGAACAGCCGCTGGCCGGCGGCGACGCGGTGGTGGCTGCGGGGCAAAGCCGCGGTGCAGGCGCTCTATCTCGCCTCGGTGCTGCCGCTCCGGCTCTGGCGCGGGGGTGAGGCGCTCGACGCCTATTCCTGCGCCTGGGCCGGGGTGCTCGGCAAGCTCGCGTTCGGCGAGATCCACCCGATCTACCGCGCGCCGGCCGCGGCGCGGTCCTGA
- a CDS encoding glycoside hydrolase family 44 protein, which yields MIVGGVASALVAPGLVTPAGASDDTLPGIFPIVIDDTAPGRLISPLIYGSSEIGTADGGARSAELDRAAHVTARRLGGNLMTAYNWVNNATNAGKDFQHANGAFLLDMLGVPDPHRTRPAAVIEAMHHASLAMGAKSLVTLPLAGFVAADFGGPVAAEAAAPSARFVPVRWRGHAGAADPIDPKVADIPQLLARLVQRFGGADTPDGIHAYALDNEPGLWFENHPRIVTGRMPIRTFIERSVAAARAIKAADPAAAVFGPVCWGATEMVDFQQAPDWNEFRHYGSFIAAYLDTFRAASARAGQRLLDVLDIHWYPFSRRGSLFRTEQPDLAEALLDAPRSLTEPGFREDSWVADVLPVGDGEALALPLLPSLERLIARRYPGTRISVTEFNFGGAGQLVSGLALADVLGRFGAAGVYFACHWGSLAGWLGEAYRLFRVADATGAPFGGRALGVATPGGPAVTAYAAAGAAGAPLHLVVLNKATQAAEIEVAFASGRSPRLLSVRGFDAAHPATTTLPAEAQVGERSVRIALPARAARRFTFA from the coding sequence GTGATTGTCGGCGGCGTGGCCTCGGCATTGGTCGCGCCGGGACTGGTCACCCCCGCCGGGGCCTCCGACGATACCTTGCCCGGTATCTTTCCCATCGTCATCGACGATACCGCGCCGGGCCGGCTGATCAGCCCGCTGATCTACGGCTCCAGCGAGATCGGCACTGCGGACGGCGGCGCGCGCTCGGCCGAGCTCGATCGGGCCGCACACGTCACCGCCCGGCGCCTCGGCGGCAACCTGATGACCGCCTACAACTGGGTTAACAACGCCACCAACGCCGGCAAGGATTTCCAGCACGCCAACGGCGCGTTTCTGCTCGACATGCTCGGGGTGCCGGACCCGCACCGGACCCGGCCCGCCGCGGTGATCGAGGCGATGCACCACGCCTCGCTGGCGATGGGCGCGAAAAGCCTTGTCACGCTGCCGCTGGCCGGCTTCGTCGCAGCCGATTTCGGCGGGCCGGTCGCGGCCGAGGCGGCGGCGCCGTCGGCGCGGTTCGTGCCGGTGCGCTGGCGCGGCCACGCCGGCGCCGCCGATCCGATCGATCCCAAGGTCGCCGACATCCCCCAACTGCTCGCCCGGCTGGTTCAGCGCTTCGGCGGCGCCGACACCCCGGACGGCATCCACGCCTATGCGCTCGATAATGAGCCCGGCCTGTGGTTCGAGAACCATCCGCGCATCGTCACCGGCCGGATGCCGATCCGCACCTTCATCGAGCGTTCGGTCGCCGCGGCGCGGGCGATCAAGGCGGCGGACCCCGCCGCGGCGGTGTTCGGCCCGGTGTGCTGGGGCGCGACCGAGATGGTCGACTTTCAGCAGGCGCCGGATTGGAATGAGTTCCGCCATTACGGCAGCTTCATCGCCGCCTATCTCGACACCTTCCGGGCGGCCTCGGCGCGGGCGGGGCAGCGGCTTCTCGACGTTCTCGACATCCATTGGTATCCGTTCAGCCGCCGCGGCAGCCTGTTCCGCACCGAGCAGCCCGATTTGGCCGAAGCATTGCTGGATGCGCCGCGCTCTTTGACCGAGCCGGGCTTTCGAGAGGACAGCTGGGTGGCCGACGTGCTGCCGGTCGGCGATGGCGAAGCACTGGCGCTGCCGCTGCTGCCGAGCCTGGAGCGGCTGATCGCACGCCGATATCCCGGCACCCGGATCTCGGTCACCGAATTCAATTTCGGCGGTGCCGGGCAACTCGTCTCCGGCCTCGCCCTCGCCGACGTGCTGGGCCGGTTCGGCGCCGCCGGGGTCTATTTCGCCTGCCACTGGGGCAGCCTCGCCGGCTGGCTCGGCGAGGCCTACCGGCTGTTCCGCGTCGCCGATGCCACCGGGGCGCCGTTCGGCGGCCGCGCGCTTGGCGTGGCGACGCCGGGCGGGCCGGCCGTCACCGCCTATGCGGCGGCGGGCGCCGCCGGTGCCCCGCTCCATCTCGTCGTGCTCAACAAGGCAACGCAGGCGGCCGAGATCGAGGTGGCGTTCGCCTCCGGCCGCTCCCCACGCCTGCTGTCGGTGCGGGGGTTCGATGCCGCCCACCCGGCGACGACGACGCTCCCGGCCGAGGCGCAGGTCGGCGAAAGGTCGGTCCGGATCGCGCTGCCGGCGCGTGCGGCGCGGCGGTTCACGTTCGCCTAA
- a CDS encoding O-antigen ligase family protein yields MSEIPLPAATGAPAGLWALPGGFSRFLHSLLTYGFLFYTFIGTNPIDYRPLAERVDGNPASRVVVLVLLALAVVVAWTNRSALVPCLKANVGLFAVVGFCLASVLWSPFPDLALRRAVFQILVTGVAVGIAVGVTDLRRFHTAIFIGMMTVVACNFLAVAAWPSLTIADNGVVGLYAQKNPAGAVAMIAVVCATTWTIGASRLQSTMVGLGGMALSALFLVLTNSKTSIGLAALALLIIAVFVLAEKGGPRFVLVVVFGALLALAGLLTVFAAIDFDNARLLEILFGDASFTGRDELWAFALRSCLERPWLGHGYGAFWDVGLTNDPLRSLEPGTWLGDVDPGIINQAHNGYLDLWLQIGLPATVVATLVVLAAALSAGRRALLRDLDRGARAALGMLAALLFLHLLHNSTEATLFARGVAFANLAILCILVTAQAQFLADAAPRGERSGAEG; encoded by the coding sequence ATGAGCGAAATCCCGCTGCCCGCCGCGACGGGCGCACCGGCGGGATTGTGGGCGTTGCCGGGTGGATTTTCGCGCTTCCTCCATAGCCTGCTGACCTACGGCTTTTTGTTCTACACCTTCATCGGCACCAACCCGATCGACTACCGGCCGCTGGCCGAACGCGTCGACGGCAACCCGGCGAGCCGCGTTGTCGTGCTTGTGCTTCTTGCGCTCGCGGTCGTCGTCGCCTGGACCAACCGCAGCGCCCTGGTGCCGTGTCTCAAGGCCAATGTCGGGCTGTTCGCGGTCGTCGGCTTCTGCCTGGCGAGCGTGCTGTGGTCGCCATTTCCCGATCTCGCCCTGCGCCGGGCGGTGTTCCAGATCCTGGTGACGGGGGTGGCGGTCGGCATCGCCGTGGGCGTCACCGACCTGCGGCGGTTCCACACCGCGATCTTCATCGGGATGATGACGGTGGTGGCGTGCAATTTCCTCGCGGTGGCGGCGTGGCCGTCTCTGACCATCGCCGACAATGGCGTGGTCGGCCTCTACGCTCAAAAGAATCCGGCCGGCGCGGTCGCGATGATTGCGGTGGTGTGCGCGACGACCTGGACCATCGGCGCATCCCGGCTGCAATCGACCATGGTCGGCCTCGGCGGAATGGCGCTGTCCGCGCTGTTTTTGGTGCTGACCAACAGCAAGACCTCGATCGGCCTTGCCGCGCTGGCGCTGCTGATCATCGCGGTGTTCGTGCTGGCCGAGAAGGGCGGGCCGCGCTTCGTCCTGGTGGTGGTGTTCGGAGCGCTCCTCGCGCTGGCCGGCCTGCTGACGGTGTTCGCCGCAATTGATTTCGACAACGCCCGCCTGCTGGAAATCCTGTTCGGCGATGCCTCCTTCACCGGTCGCGACGAACTTTGGGCATTCGCGCTGCGATCCTGCCTGGAGCGGCCGTGGCTCGGCCACGGCTATGGCGCATTCTGGGACGTCGGGCTGACCAACGATCCGCTCCGCAGCCTCGAGCCGGGGACGTGGCTCGGCGACGTCGACCCTGGCATCATCAACCAGGCCCACAACGGCTATCTCGACCTGTGGCTTCAGATCGGGCTGCCGGCCACGGTGGTGGCCACGCTGGTCGTGCTCGCGGCGGCGCTGTCGGCGGGCCGGCGCGCGCTGCTCCGCGACCTGGACCGCGGCGCACGGGCCGCGCTCGGCATGCTGGCGGCGCTGCTGTTCCTCCACCTTCTGCACAACTCGACCGAAGCGACGCTGTTCGCCCGCGGCGTCGCGTTCGCCAACCTCGCCATCCTGTGCATTCTCGTGACCGCGCAGGCGCAATTCCTCGCGGACGCAGCGCCGCGCGGCGAACGATCCGGGGCGGAAGGATGA